From the genome of Argentina anserina chromosome 4, drPotAnse1.1, whole genome shotgun sequence, one region includes:
- the LOC126792157 gene encoding uncharacterized protein LOC126792157 — MTDNREPKRLKNLLSWFVRDQSSGSGSGSGRNEIRSEVESRNENVGLVNNILLESSLSSPLEESPSVPLEEDHNDRIGEQNNIDFTSLQRDPGLRQPIGQYSFKFCDNIRRAYVVLGPYQPYLSSYPSSWDGGQGRRFCHKWFKNWSWLEYFVEVDKAFFFPCFLFDSYPSHHPAFTTDGFNSWKNVNLKKSGLLKHVGALNSPHNACMRQWEVLRNPSKHIESVISTQSAHEKIDNRLRLVAAVESARLLAHQGCAFRGHDESSNSSNGGNFTAVQNAFGRMNLEVKRVLDNAPGNAKYTSPLIQKQIINILGNKVRTKIRDEVGTSKFCILVDEAVDVSNREQMTIILRFVDCHGFIRERFFKVICVGDTCSQTLKNEISKVLAQYDLQIENMRGQGYDGASNMRGQFNGLQALFREECKYAYYVHCFAHRLQLALIASSSGVHDVWQFFYSLNVIVNFVDSSAKRHSALRVIREEEIADLVAAGKLETGIGANQTTILQRAGATRWGSHFRSISSLIKLFGATQKTLADLVINGLPKIQGEAKSVGKAMKKFDFVFCLFLMHDIMKITDFLCQSLQKKAMDILNALRVLSIAKQKLQAMRDNGWDDLILRITSFCCEHNIIVPDLSTPYKKGTERACLEDITKEHYYRINILNALIDVQLAELESRFPDQSLELLTLSFTFDPHDNFQAFKPEDVCSLALRFYPMDFSAGDMLALEMECGFFLSDVQSDLRFANTTSMSDLCRRMEDDFLDDLMVLYIEKEFVDSVHNDDVIEEFTKLGPQRVSFGLQYVPEPGEMETYQALEAEHIKEVLNKATTPTSAACASTSAPSIYLYAEKWKLSRKYQGNYGYFSPWDEGNEDLMKEMFLLKKGSRLTSTLVLKSQLKTMF; from the exons ATGACGGATAACAGAGAGCCGAAACGGTTGAAAAATCTTCTTTCATGGTTTGTGAGGGATCAAAGTAGTGGGAGTGGAAGTGGAAGTGGGAGAAATGAGATTAGAAGTGAGGTTGAGAGTAGAAATGAAAATGTTGGTTTAGTGAATAATATTCTTTTAGAGTCTTCTCTATCTAGTCCACTAGAAGAGTCTCCATCTGTTCCATTAGAAGAGGATCATAATGATAGAATTGGGGAGCAAAACAATATTGATTTCACTTCTCTTCAACGTGACCCAGGATTAAGACAACCAATAGGCCAATATTCTTTCAAATTCTGTGATAATattcggagagcttatgtTGTCTTAGGACCATATCAACCCTACTTAAGTAGTTATCCATCTTCTTGGGATGGAGGGCAGGGTCGAAGATTTTGTCACAAATGGTTTAAAAATTGGTCGTGGCTTGAGTATTTTGTAGAGGTGGACaaagcatttttttttccttgtttcCTATTTGATAGTTATCCATCCCACCATCCGGCATTCACTACGGATGGGTTTAATAGTTGGAAGAATGTCAATTTAAAGAAGTCAGGTCTTCTTAAGCATGTGGGAGCCCTCAATTCTCCACATAATGCTTGTATGCGCCAATGGGAAGTTCTAAGAAACCCGTCTAAGCACATTGAGAGTGTGATTAGTACTCAATCAGCACATGAAAAAATAGATAATCGACTTCGGCTTGTTGCTGCTGTAGAGAGTGCAAGGTTGTTGGCACATCAAGGATGTGCTTTTAGAGGTCATGATGAGAGTAGTAATTCATCAAATGGTGGCAATTTCACTGCTGTACAAAATGCTTTTGGGAGGATGAATTTAGAAGTAAAAAGAGTCTTGGATAATGCCCCTGGTAATGCCAAGTATACCTCTCCACTtattcaaaaacaaatcataaaTATACTTGGTAACAAAGTTAGGACCAAGATTCGTGATGAAGTGGGAACTTCCAAATTTTGTATACTTGTTGATGAAGCTGTTGATGTATCTAATAGGGAGCAAATGACTATCATTCTTCGCTTTGTTGATTGTCATGGGTTTATTAGAGAACGATTTTTCAAGGTTATTTGTGTTGGAGACACTTGTTCTCAAACTTTGAAAAATGAGATATCCAAGGTGCTTGCTCAATATGATCTTCAAATAGAAAATATGAGGGGTCAAGGATATGATGGTGCTAGTAACATGCGAGGTCAGTTTAATGGTTTACAAGCTTTGTTTAGAGAAGAATGTAAATATGCATATTATGTGCACTGTTTTGCTCATCGCTTACAATTGGCTTTGATTGCCTCATCTAGTGGAGTGCATGATGTTTGGCAATTCTTTTATTCTCTAAATGTGATTGTGAATTTTGTTGACTCTTCTGCAAAACGTCATTCAGCGTTAAGAGTTATTAGAGAAGAGGAAATTGCAGATTTAGTGGCTGCAGGTAAACTTGAAACTGGTATAGGGGCTAATCAGACTACTATTTTGCAACGGGCAGGGGCTACTCGTTGGGGTTCACATTTTCGCTCTATTTCAAGTTTGATAAAATTGTTTGGAGCCACCCAGAAAACTCTTGCAGATTTGGTAATTAATGGACTTCCCAAAATACAAGGAGAAGCAAAGAGTGTAGGTAAAGCTATGAAGaaatttgattttgtgttttgctTGTTTTTGATGCATGATATCATGAAGATTACTGATTTTCTTTGTCAGTCATTGCAAAAAAAGGCCATGGACATCTTAAATGCTCTAAGAGTTCTTTCTATTGCAAAACAAAAGCTTCAAGCCATGAGAGATAATGGTTGGGATGATTTGATTTTGAGAATAACATCATTTTGTTGTGAGCATAATATCATTGTTCCAGATTTGTCTACTCCTTACAAGAAAGGTACAGAACGAGCTTGTCTAGAGGATATTACAAAAGAGCATTATTATCGGATCAATATACTTAATGCTCTGATAGATGTTCAATTGGCAGAGTTGGAGAGTAGATTCCCAGATCAGTCGTTGGAGCTCCTTACTCTTAGTTTTACATTTGATCCGCATGATAATTTTCAGGCATTCAAGCCTGAAGATGTTTGCTCTCTTGCTTTGAGATTTTACCCTATGGATTTTTCTGCAGGTGATATGCTTGCTCTAGAGATGGAGTGTGGATTTTTTCTATCAGATGTTCAGAGTGATCTAAGATTTGCAAATACAACTTCTATGTCTGATTTATGTCGGCG GATGGAAGATGACTTTCTTGATGATTTGATGGTTCTCTATATTGAGAAAGAGTTTGTTGATAGTGTTCACAATGATGATGTAATTGAAGAGTTTACAAAGTTAGGACCTCAGAGGGTATCATTCG GGCTGCAATACGTTCCAGAACCAGGGGAAATGGAGACATATCAAGCCCTTGAAGCTG AACATATAAAAGAGGTTCTTAACAAGGCAACTACTCCAACTAGTGCTGCTTGTGCATCTACATCCGCACCAAGT ATATATCTATATGCTGAAAAATGGAAACTTTCGCGGAAATATCAAGGAAATTATGGATATTTCAGTCCTTGGGACGAAGGCAACGAGGATTTGATGAAGGAAATGTTCTTGCTTAAAAAAGGATCACGTTTAACAAGCACTCTAGTTCTCAAAAGCCAACTCAAaacaatgttctaa